The proteins below come from a single Necator americanus strain Aroian chromosome V, whole genome shotgun sequence genomic window:
- a CDS encoding hypothetical protein (NECATOR_CHRV.G17590.T1), translating to MMETDVRTSPSWEEHSILGQTLKSGWVRRSARRVPSLQGDGKEIDSQEVKQRYKSTKRVHKHCPCFAKVRVRGDNVVEVTACFGHMGHNICHASFPLSSEDELTIKSMLVADIPPHAVYL from the exons ATGATGGAGACGGATGTTCGGACTTCTCCATCATGGGAAGAACATTCGATTCTTGGACAAACTTTGAA GAGTGGTTGGGTTCGAAGGAGCGCGAGACGTGTTCCAAGCTTACAAG GAGACGGAAAAGAGATCGACTCGCAGGAAGTGAAGCAGCGATACAAAAGTACCAAGCGTGTACATAAGCATTGCCCTTGCTTCGCAAAG GTCAGAGTCCGCGGCGACAACGTAGTTGAAGTTACGGCGTGTTTTGGGCACATGGGGCACAACATCTGTCACGCGTCCTTCCCACTCTCGAGTGAAGACGAGTTAACAATTAAGTCGATGCTAGTAGCAGACATTCCACCACACGCAGTATATTTATAG